A genome region from Arachis duranensis cultivar V14167 chromosome 6, aradu.V14167.gnm2.J7QH, whole genome shotgun sequence includes the following:
- the LOC110272538 gene encoding uncharacterized protein LOC110272538, producing MGLHDEAEKVRTEAVISMPMMLFWSTLDISSPVIQKIEYIKRDNEKVKKLVPITLGLLSCLYGCRRATSGLHTDECLYGEVIVVFSNHVGDHFGFWFLLSILVPRMISKRTIDGAAIQCDTSLMIVTKNGDLKIAFVEV from the exons ATGGGTCTGCATGATGAAGCTGAAAAAGTAAGAACTGAAGCTGTCATTTCTATGCCAATGATGCTTTTCTGGTCTACTCTTGATATATCATCTCCTGTCATTCAAAAGATTGA GTACATAAAGAGAGATAATGAGAAAGTAAAGAAATTGGTTCCCATAACACTTGGTCTGTTGTCATGCCTTTATGGATGCAGAAGAGCTACCTCTGGCTTACATACAGATGAATGCCTTTATGGTGAAGTCATTGTTGTTTTCTCTAACCATGTTGGAGATCATTTTGGTTTCTGGTTTCTTCTGAGCATTTTGGTGCCAAGGATGATTAGCAAAAGAACCATAGATGGAGCTGCTATTCAATGTGATACAAGCCTGATGATTGTAACTAAGAACGGAGATTTGAAGATTGCTTTTGTTGAAGTCTGA
- the LOC107493324 gene encoding uncharacterized protein LOC107493324 gives MASEESFVVLVHHRGSIKRKTRFGVKFTDKDPLYIIVTPTMSFDDPVRSVLMKLGLEGAKRVKKFFYRIPITVFQDTVKYDCFMIISDEDLQVIFLCRWQFPEVRTPELLAKLVDVPIVQPVASPSFAVDLNGSGDGEVGSRENLPNALLGVVPLGVGDELLGDAEEDDVEPDMIDDDSGDDIGASEAALAIGGSSSGTQQYPPHFSSLDLDAMRQEGVSGHSVGFGARDAEGTAGLTEFQVGQQFQDKDEALLSVKTYSIRRGVQYKVVESDYRRYVGKCSEFGNGCTWLIRLSLRQRKGIWEVKRYNGPHTCLATSISSDHRSLDYHVISAFIMPMVRADASVSIKVLLNATAAHFGFKPTYRRVWMAKQKAVALIYSDWDESYNELPRWVLGVQLTMPGTIAVLRTSPVRVGGQVDESQAYFHRLFRMFPPCIEAFRHCKPLVSIDGTHLYGKYGGTLLIAIAQDGNSNILPVAFALHVTPQPGLLVISDRHNGIKAALEAPDGGWLPLSAYRAFCIRHIATNFALTFKGKEARRLLVNAAYVKTEVKFDY, from the exons atggctagtgaggagagttttgtTGTTTTGGTTCACCACAGAGGATCCATTAAGAGGAAAACTCGTTTCGGAGTGAAGTTCACAGACAAGGATCCTCTCTATATTATCGTTACTCCTACAATGAGCTTTGATGACCCTGTTAGATCTGTACTGATGAAGCTCGGTCTGGAAGGTGCGAAGCGGGTTAAGAAGTTTTTCTATCGCATTCCAATCACGGTGTTCCAGGATACTGTGAAGTATGATTGTTTCATGATTATTAGCGATGAGGACTTGCAAGTAATTTTTCTTTGTCGGTGGCAGTTTCCGGAGGTGAGGACACCAGAGTTGTTGGCAAAGCTGGTTGATGTG CCAATAGTCCAACCTGTCGCCTCCCCGTCTTTTGCTGTTGATCTCAACGGCAGCGGAGACGGCGAGGTAGGTTCAAGGGAAAATCTGCCGAACGCTTTACTGGGCGTTGTACCGCTTGGCGTTGGAGACGAATTGTTGGGTGATGCAGAGGAAGATGACGTCGAGCCGGATATGATTGACGATGACAGCGGCGATGATATTGGAGCGAGTGAGGCTGCATTGGCGATAGGTGGTTCTAGCTCTGGCACACAGCAGTATCCACCACATTTTTCCTCTTTGGACTTGGATGCCATGAGGCAGGAGGGGGTTTCTGGGCACTCTGTTGGATTTGGAGCTAGAGATGCGGAAGGGACTGCTGGTCTAACAGAGTTCCAGGTTGGTCAGCAATTTCAGGATAAAGATGAGGCCCTGTTAAGTGTGAAGACTTACAGCATCCGACGAGGGGTACAGTACAAGGTAGTCGAGTCTGATTATCGCCGGTATGTGGGCAAGTGTTCTGAGTTTgggaatgggtgcacatggttgattcgACTGAGTCTCCGGCAGCGCAAGGGCATTTGGGAGGTCAAACGATACAATGGACCTCACACTTGTCTTGCCACCTCCATCTCGAGTGACCACAGGAGTTTGGATTACCATGTGATATCGGCGTTCATTATGCCAATGGTTAGGGCTGATGCATCCGTCAGCATCAAGGTGCTCCTGAATGCCACGGCAGCACACTTTGGGTTTAAGCCGACTTACAGGAGGGTCTGGATGGCGAAGCAGAAGGCTGTTGCCCTCATCTATAGTGACTGGGATGAGTCATACAACGAGCTGCCCAGGTGGGTGTTGGGAGTCCAGTTGACGATGCCTGGTACTATTGCAGTCCTAAGGACTAGCCCCGTTCGAGTTGGAGGACAGGTAGACGAGTCTCAAGCTTATTTTCACAGACTTTTCCGGATGTTTCCACCGTGCATCGAGGCATTCCGTCATTGCAAGCCGCTAGTCAGCATTGACGGCACCCATCTGTATGGCAAGTACGGGGGAACGTTGCTCATCGCAATTGCACAGGACGGGAACTCCAACATTCTACCTGTTGCATTCGCACTA CACGTGACACCGCAGCCGGGTCTGCTGGTTATATCGGACAGGCATAACGGCATCAAGGCTGCACTTGAGGCTCCTGACGGAGGTTGGTTACCTCTATCTGCATACCGTGCATTCTGCATTCGACACATAGCTACTAACTTTGCCCTTACCTTCAAGGGCAAAGAAGCACGGAGGCTTCTTGTGAATGCGGCGTATGTTAAGACTGAGGTTAAGTTTGATTACTAG
- the LOC107493323 gene encoding probable magnesium transporter NIPA6, with the protein MVSGSDGERRRKVMSVKAIEIAIKLTLEGTNQLVYYQRWIFLIVVVFCIITQLNYLNMTLDTFNIAVVSPIYYALFTSFTILDIAIMFKDYSGQSISSIASELCGFITVLSGIVVLHSTREPNLKLIDKMKSVSPLRYGITLMKN; encoded by the exons ATGGTGAGTGGCAGCGACGGTGAGAGACGAAGGAAG gTCATGAGTGTTAAAGCAATTGAAATTGCTATAAAACTTACATTAGAAGGTACAAATCAGCTTGTCTACTATCAGAGATGGATTTTTTTAATAGTCGTTGTTTTCTGCATCATTACTCAATTAAATTATCTTAACATG ACATTGGATACATTTAACATTGCAGTTGTGTCTCCAATCTATTATGCCTTGTTCACATCTTTCACAATATTAGATATTGCAATCATGTTTAAG gactatTCTGGTCAAAGTATAAGCAGTATTGCATCAGAGCTATGTGGTTTCATCACTGTGTTATCTGGCATAGTAGTATTACATAGTACAAGAGAGCCaaatttgaaattgattgaTAAAATGAAATCGGTATCACCTTTAAGATACGGTATCACTTTGATGAAGAACTAA